DNA from Equus caballus isolate H_3958 breed thoroughbred chromosome 27, TB-T2T, whole genome shotgun sequence:
tttctctttcttttgaaaattatttctgaataCATTCTTCCTggagatttcaaaatatatcttggTCTGTTTTAGACATTTTCATTGTTCCTTTGTAGGTAGAACTTTGTACATAGAGAAATAGATTAATGTTCTCATAAAGTAATAGCAAGGTGTTTTTATAGAGGCAAATTTTACTCAAATTTATGGCAAATAAGTTTGTAATATTCAAGTTTAAGGTACCGTTTTTCATGGAACTCTGCTCCTCTCAGATGCTCCATGATTAGAGTGTTTTGTGGCCACTCAACTTTGGGAAGCCTTCCATCCTTTATACTCCAGTTGAAGGTTTACAGTGTTGATGAGGCTGTTACTAGTAAGACTACTGAatgcaattaaaatttttcttttgcagttctttttttctttagcatatATCCCACCAGGGATGTACAGCCAAATACCCATGAGAAattctatcattaaaaaaatgaaggttaGCTTTATTTGACCCATGTTTCACAGTCATTTTTAGGAAATAGtgatttgttattttctgctaATAATAGTAAATTAAGGAAGGTTTACCATATACCACATACGTGTTAAGAGTTCATATGCATTGTGATGTTCACAACAATTCCATGAAGTAGTTCTATTATTGTTCCCATGTTATAaaggattctttttttgtttcttccttcctttttacaaaatttattatgaaaatgtccaaaatataaaaaggtgAACCTCTTTGCTTGTCTTGCTTCATATACCCTTCTTCCAGCTTTTTTGGGTAAGTGTGGGTATGGGTCAGGATTATTTTAAGCCAAATCCCGATATTATATCATTTTTACCCACAAGTTCTTCACTAAATTTCTCCACCAGGTAAGGACTTTTCTTTACCATAACCCCAACCTACATCCCTCATCATACTTAacaaaattaatgataatttcttaatattatctcatttcctcAATGTCTTAATAACTGAATTTTTTTGTTGATAGTTTATTTGAATGAGGATTCAAAACAAGGTCTACCAATTTCATTTGAATACTGTATGtctcatgtttcttttttctttttttttttttaagattggcacctgaactaacatctgttgcctagtcttttttttttctttctccccaaagtcccccagtacatagttgtatattctagttgtccttctagttgtgccatgtgggacgccacctcagcatggcttgatgagcagtgctatgtccttgcgcaggatcggaaccagtgaaaccctaggccgccaaagtggagtatgcgaacttaaccacttggccacagggccagcccctatctcaTGTTTCTTTTAATCATCAACAATTTCTCCCCACCtttattaacatatatataagtatatatgtatatacacacacacaaacatatacatagatacatatatttacatatacatataaatacatatatatgatacatataaaTTGTActcatattgtttttatatatttattgaagaaattggTTATTTGTCCTATAGAATTTCCCATATCCTGTTTCTGCTTGATTGTATCCTTCTGGTACCATTGAAGATGTTCCTCTATTTCTGATATTTCCTTCTGTTGGTGGCTAGATCTAGAGTTTTGATTAGATTTAGTATCAACTTTTATAAAATCattgcattgtacaccttaagcttacacaatgttatatgccaattatatctcaataaagcagaaataaaaagatttagcTTCACTTCTTTTGGTAAGAATACTTACATCATAATTAGACTACACCCTGTTACATCATGTGAGGCAGCAATGATGTCTCGTTGCCCTATTTTTAGGGACATGAAGATTGAAACAGGTTGAAACTCCTGAAATCATTGACTATCCATTACTTCATTAAGAGTTGCAAACATGATTTCCTACTGCCAGAAATAGCCAGAATTCAGTGAAGAAGAATGTTCCTAAATCAACTATTTAGGTAGACTGAAATATGTTTCATACAGGAAAGGCAAGATaaatgcttgatttttttctctccatcaaTTCTCAGAATAATGAGTTGATGCACAAGCAAGCTCCAAAGGTTCTGATAGGCAaggggttttgtttttgtagttttttgtgttatgaactttaaatttttaaaaaaatatgtttgatgtgttttaatgtgtttaaatccttattcttttttatgcttaAACAGTCCAATCTTTAGTCGATAGGAAACCCTTCAAGTTGGCGTCTCTATCCTTTCTGGCAAAACAAAAATGCCATGGGCTCATCATGAACATTTCTTTTCCCTGACCTGAAGTCAGCCCTTTCTCTGAAAGGcacatgtttctttttaaaataacaattccaggggctggcccggtggcgcagttgttaggtttgcatgttccgcttcccagcagcccggggtttgccggcccggatcccgggtgtggacatggcaccgcctgacacaccatgctgtggtaggcatcccacatataaagtagaggaagatgggcacagatgttagcacagggccaggcttcctcagcaaaaagaggaggactggcagtagttagctcagggccagtcttcctcaaaacaacaacaacaacaattccAGTGTTATTGCTGTGATTATTGAATGAAGaaaaagttttgtttatttttgttttttccacttcttttgTCTTAAGGATATGTCACACTGAGATGATAGCCAAATACTGCTTTTTAAAGTCTCTTCAAATACTACTCTAGATGTTTATATAactcatttatttccatttgctTTGGGTTTTAGaaactgcttttttccttttttatttaattttgtttttaaattatataatgctTTTATATGGCTCTGTAGTCCAGACTAGAAGCTACGTTCAGAAAGGGTTAGCTTCTGTTCCTGTCCTGCCCAGTTCCCTCTTTTATGCTATGgatattgatttttgtttttgttttagccTTCCAtgattgcttttctttaaatattttatggacatatgtacacacacacagaaacatacacATATCTTTTATTGTGACAGCCACACACCTATCAGCTAAGTAGGCACAGAGCTTAAAATGGGGAGATTGTTACGGCTGTTCATGCACCCTAGTCTTCACACTGCTATAGTGATTTGACACTATGTTCAGACTACTTTATGTTCCATTGCAGTTgatgttttatttgcttttaaggTTATAATTTGCCTTCTAATGTacatatgaaaatagaaacagGCATATCTCGGAGATATTGCAAGTTGGCTTCTAGGCCACCACAATAAAGCGAATATCACAATAGAGTCACGTGAATCTTTtagtttcccagtgcatataaaagttatgttacACTAaactgtagtctgttaagtgtgccatagcattatgtctaaaacaaTGTatgtaccttaattaaaaaatactttattgctaaaaaatgctaaccattatctgaaccttcagtgagtcataatctttttgctggtggagggtctagtaaaaaacacagtatctgcgAGTGCAATAAAGCAAACCACAATAAAATGATGTATAAAGCAAACCACAATAAAATGATGTATGCCTGtacttcaaaaattatttagaacCCTATCAGctgaataaaactgaaaaattatgaatatttatcaTCATGGAAAAAAACTAGATGATTGATACTCattaacatattttttgttttgtttctagtgTGTCACAACTCACAGATATGAATGAACAGGAGGAGCTGTTACTAGAACAGTTTCTGACTTTGCCTCAACTAAAACAAATTATTACCGACAAGGATGACTTAGTCAAAAGCATTGAGGAGCTAGCAAGTATGTCTTCCCTtacttcttaaatttcttaagaaaaatgtgACCTTTATCTAGAAATAAACCAGAAATTTATCTCCTAGGAAAAAATCTCCTTTTGGAGCCCAGTTTGGAAGCGAAAAGGCAAACTGTTTTAGATAAGGTGAGTTAGTTATCATTTTGAAGACATCCatacaattttaaaacagaataaaacagcacttttattttcttttttagtatgaATTGCTTACACAAATGAAATCTACTTTCGAAAAGAAGATGCAAAGGCAGCATGAACTTAGTGAGGTAAGATTGTTTAGCTCTTTTCCTTACCATAAGAATTTTTCATCTTAATGTGCATGAGCCACATTCCTACCTTCATTATTATCAGAAAGCATTTATTATATTCAGAGTTTATAAGGCATGATACGTTTAAATGCAGATAAACAGCTCTCAATTATGAGGCATTATAAATCATTTGTGCTCATGCAAGAGCATATTTGgttccaaaacagaaaaatatgaaaagccCATAAATAACATTTCTGGGAAAGTTATTATAAAGCCAGTTTAACGCTTGTAATAAAATCTAACAACAAAAAGCTTTAACCTAGACACACTTGAAAGCTTATATACAGATCTGTTAAAAATTAGCAAGTtggaaaatataatatataaaaaaataaagtccaatTCACCACAAATAGATTTTATGTTAGAAATCCAGTTATATGAAAAatcaaaagcattttataaaattcaacccatatttctgaaaaaataaatctttaaaaataaaaagggaatagAGGATATAATCTTATATCTCATATCAATAACCAACATCATAATTAAcaatattctgtttcatttaaaatCAGTAATTCTGGAAGGTAAATCCAGTGTAGTAATAcatcaaatagaaataaaacaacaacagcaaaaaaatgatGGTAAAGgagaatataaatttataatgaaTTTCAGATAATATCATCCTTTAGAATATAAGAATAATAGCTACCCTTGAGTAATTATTGTGTCTCTTGCATTGCACTAAGCTGTTGACATATATTGCCCATTATTCCCCCCAaactctgtgaagtaggtattattactattttcccattttacacatgaaactgaggcacagggataTTAAATAACTTCCCTGAGGTCATATTAATGGAAAGTACCAGAGTCAGGAGTCAAACATAAGCAGTCCTCCCTCACTCTTAACCAGAAAATCTGAGAGAATCAGCTGAAGTACTCTTACATGTTAGAGTTTAGTAGATGCTAAAGAAGCTTTTCACAGCATTCCTTATACAAATTGTGAGTAAACTAAGTTAGAAATTAATTCTTTGATTTGATAAAGAAATTAGAAACCAACAGCACACATCGCACTTAATGACTAAACATTTCCAAGATCCCATTATTGTTACAAATAAGACAGTGGTGCCCCAGTATCACTGCTGTTTAACATTGTTTGGGAGGTTTTGGCCACTACaacaagataagaaaaagaaaggaggtgtAATGTAAAAGAAAGGTGAACCAGTTCTTGaccaaaaacaaataagcaaaaattctAGCCAGTTGAGAAAGTTTTCTCCTAGATTCCAGCAACTACCAGTGCAAAatgaactagaaaacaaaaataaatttacaagcaagaaaactgtaaaatatttagaactgaacCTAATGAAGTGAGTTAGGAAACCTTACTGaatgatataaaagaaaacttgagTAAATGGAGTAACAGAATATAATATTCATGGACTGAAATATATAGTATTATAAAGATTTCATTCTTcctaaaataacttaaaaatttagtatatttccaatcaaaatccctgaagtatttttttttaattttaacagatttattctaaagtttatctgAAAGACTAAATGGATAAAAGTAGTTAGGAAGAGCTTGAACCAAAAGAAATAATGAGGAAGAACTCCCTTTCCCAGCATCAAAATATACTGTAAAATCTCAATATTTAAAACAGTAGAGTAGTtttgtaggaagaaaaaaattgttctaTGAAACAGACTCTGCAGTTCACAGACTGATGTATATGAATAATTGGTTAGAAAAATAGAGGATTTAATACATTATATAACTGGCAGTCCACTTAGAAAAAAGTTAGATCCCTATGTGATGCCATACACAGAAAGAGACTCTACAGTAAGGATTTAAGTGGAAACCATAAGATTATGAGAGGCAACTATctcctaggatttttttttaagattgtagtGGGAAAATCCTTTCCAAGCATGATATATGAGgcagaagcataaaagaaaaaattgatatatttaagctatatataaatttaaaacttgtaTATATTGAAGATCACAATATCAAAAATGAAgtaaagaaaagggaacaaatatttgtagcatatatgacaaatattaatgCCAATGGTCTATAAAGAGTCTttacaaaaaggcaaaggaaagaacaggaaacttagaaaaggagaaataggaatgTCCAATAAACATTCTGATATAAGTTATTCTGACCCCTGGACCATTTATAAGAATTGCTTGAAGTGATTCTtgaaacacttaaaaaataaaccttgatTCCTGTGCTCACCTCTAGATGTGCTCACTTAGAATCTCTGGGGATCATGAATCTGCACTCTAAAGTATGGAAGCCACTTCACTAGACTGTTGGTGCCATGAGTGCAGGAACCTGTCCTGTTTTAGCCCCTCATATACCCGATAcctaggtactcaataaatacttagtgaataagtaaatggaaacatttgaaaagatgcttaaacttacaataataataataagcaaaatCACATCATCTGTGTGTCAGACTGGTGAAAATAGATAGCCAGTATTGACAAGGGTGATAAGAAAATGGTGCATTCCTGTACATTCCTATGTATGATgtatcacaatgagataccacctcacacccaccaggatggctattattaaaaatacttttaattcctacatttaggtctttgatccattttgatcaATATAATTTTTATGCATGAGGTAAGGTAAAGGTCTAACTTCATTCTGCAtcagatatccagttttcctagcaccatttgtcaaagactgtcctttccccattgaatggttttggCATGCTTTTTGAAAACATTCGATCATATATGGAAGAGTATATTTGTGGGCTCgctattccattgatctctatgtCTCCTCTTattgccagtaccacactgtttcacttactgtatctttgtagtaagttttgaaatcaggaagtatgaatcctccaattttgttctttttcaagattgttttggctatttgaggtctcttgagattccatatgaattttaggatgagtttttctttttctgcaaaaaacaatgttgagattttgatagggactgcagGTGACTCTGTAGATCCCTTTGGCAGTATTGtcttcttaacaatattaaatcttctgggggctggccccgtggccgagtggttgagttcacatgctctgcttcagcggcccagggtttcgctggttcaaatcctgggcatggacatggcaccactcatcaggccacgctgaggcagcgtcccacgtaccacaactagaaggacctacaactaaaatgtATACatctgtgtactggggggctttggggagaaaaaaggaaaaaataaaatcttaaaaaatatatatttatattaaatcttctaacccatgaacacaggatgtctttctaCTTacgtcttcttcagtttctttcaacaatgttttgtagtttttagtgtacagtcTTTTGCCTCGTTGGTTAAATCTaatcccatcacttttgccatcTTTTGTTGGTTAGCGAGTTACTAGGTCctagcccacactcaaggggagggtgCTTAAACAAGGGCAGGAATACCAGGAGGTCTGGATCATTGGGGATCATCCTAGAGGATGCCTACCACAATGATCTGATTCCCAAATCCCCAAGAGAGGACAATGATTTGCCCAGTTTCTCTCATTTAATAGTTTGCAGCCAGTGGATTGGTTCCTCTTGTGTTGGGTATCCACCGCTATAGCCAGAAGCTGAGGACCTGGTGGTAGCGGATTTCCTCAAAAAGAGGTTATGTAAGGCACATAACGAACTGCTTCTCCCTATCTCTgctgctttttctttccctctaagGAGTTTTTCTGAGCATCATAAACTAATATGgtacttgattttctttttcagagctGTAGTGCGAGTGCTCTACAGGCAAGGTTGAAAGTAGCTGCACATGAAGCTGAGGAAGAATCTGATAATATTGCTGAAGATTTCTTGGagggaaaaactgaaatagaTGATTTTCTCAGTAGCTTCATGGAAAAGAGAACAGTATGTAATACTCTTTGCTTGAGAACCAGTGACAGCATAATATCAAATTAAGTATATTCGTGAGTCAAAAAACAGTAGCACATCACTGAGCTGGAGTTCTGAGTGCGATGAGAGGAAACTGAAGAGCCTCTTGAGGATGGTAGCAATATCCTGCTATCACTTTAAACCCGCTTGTTGTGAGTACACAAGCAGGTCTAAATCAAATCATAGTTCTGTTTCAGAAATGGCAGTATCTGTATCATTCTGCAGTAAAGCTAGTAAATTAGCTTAATTCTAGTCTTAATAGTTGTAATATACTCCTGAATAACCTGTTTCACAAGttgtttaaaaagagaataatctatgtggatttaaaaaaattttgttttaatattattgATAACATTCTGGAACAATTTCTGTTCTGATATTTCTcttatattcaaagaaaaatcgAAAAAGTCTGATTAGCAGTATCCTGTCCTTTGATAGAGtcctaaatatttactaatttctCTGAaacatcacatttaaaaaataacctctTGTtactaaactttttaaaatatgtgctatatatgtatgtgcatcCTGTTAAGGAAGGTGGGGTagattttattatccccattttacgtGGGAGAAAATTGGAGGTCAAGGATGTTAATGACAATTGTTAAACATTAGTAAGGCATTGATTTCTGGTCCATTGTTCTTTGGTACTATATAACTGTACCTTTAAGCTTTTATTTGATAAGTTTCCTGGTTAACAGTAGTAgggtttattttcatatttttaaaacccagaTATTTGATATTACCTAATCAGAATTGATATAAAGGATCAGAGTTTGTTTTACATTCTGGAAGTTTACAGGAAAAGTTTCTCTTTCCAACAAAATTAAATGGTTTgggttttggcttttttttttgagtcttAAATTCTGAGCTACCTTAAACATTCAAAAGTAATGCCAGCAGGTTAAAATATTCTTAGAATTCTGTCATAATGTAAGAAATAGTAGGCAGATTGTTAGAGAAGTGactgctattttaaataatttattttctagatTTGCCACTGCAGAAGAGCCAAGGAAGAGAAACTTCAACAGGTGATCGCAATGCACAGCCAATTTCATGCTCCACTATAGGTAAATTGTATTCCAGAAGGTTTGTCTCCAGCCGCATGCCTGTTCTTTCATTGAAGTGTTTTACCAGTGCCTGTTTAGCCAGCTTTAAGCATAATAACTGTCATTATAGCTCTTGTGCTAAATGACATAGAATATTTTGTATTACATATTAAGCATAATATTATATACATAAGCATATAACCAGTAGAAATCTTTTGGATATTTTATCAGTATGATGTTGGTTTAAATGAAATGTGTTTTTCAACATTTGATAGCTACTTATGTACAACTGTAAACTATAATTAGTTCCTTTCTCTCAGCTGGTGTGTGGAGTATACCATATCACTTAGTTGGCATATTCCTCAGTCGTCTCCTttgtcatttcttcctttaaaatgaaCTTCAAGTCTGTCTCTTTTCCATCCCACACCAGGATTATTCCCATAATTTTCTGGCCAGTCCCCTGACTTAGGGTTTCTTCTTCCTGCACAGTACTGACAGAATGATCTTAAAATACCACCCTGATAAAATTTCTCTGCTCTAGAACTTATAATGAGCCCCTAGCAATGACAGTATCAATGCCAagtttctctctctggttttaAGCCATCTATAATCTGGCATACATCTGAGATCATCCATTTTCCCCTTATGTTCTCTCACAGGCATGTTATTTCTTCTAACACCTTCTCTTTGTTCATGCTCTTACTTGATCTCAGGACATCCTTTCCTCTATCTCTCTTGCTTAGGGGAAGGTTTGGTGGCTACCAGTAGTCCCCACCCCAATGAGTTTAAGGTAAAACATGTGTTATTGGATAATGCAGGGATCCATCATAAAGCCAAATGCAGGAAATATAGCTCAGTCCCCTGAGAGTGAAAACACGACTAGAGGCTGCAGTACCAAAGCAGCTCTTCTTTCTCACCCCCGTTTTGAGCTGCTCGTTTCTCATTTCTGCAcctctgttttgttcttttctgtctctcgTTCTCATGTTCTCTGTTCTTCAGAGAGCCTTTCTTTGCTACACTTGTATATGCTCTCAACATTGCTGCCCACAGGCCTGATCATGTCATGACAGTTCAAGCAGCCAGTGGAGAATG
Protein-coding regions in this window:
- the VPS37A gene encoding vacuolar protein sorting-associated protein 37A isoform X2 codes for the protein MDKHGVYVTSPLVNNFTMHSDLGKIIQSLLDEFWKNPPVLAPTSTAFPYLYSNPGGMPPYASQGFPFLSPFPPQEANRTITSLSVADTVSSSTTSYTTAKPAAPSFGVLSNLPLPIPTTDTSALISQNGFGYKMPDVPDVFPELSELSVSQLTDMNEQEELLLEQFLTLPQLKQIITDKDDLVKSIEELARKNLLLEPSLEAKRQTVLDKYELLTQMKSTFEKKMQRQHELSESCSASALQARLKVAAHEAEEESDNIAEDFLEGKTEIDDFLSSFMEKRTICHCRRAKEEKLQQVIAMHSQFHAPL